A section of the Candidatus Methylomirabilis lanthanidiphila genome encodes:
- a CDS encoding short-chain dehydrogenase yields MSEKEATARIKINKLLEAAGWRFFPEGNRPANICLELAVAVTAAISLSKLLARELAPHNILVNSVAPGSTLFPGGSWDKRQRENPAQIAQFIKDELPLGRFGRPEEVAAVVVFLASQQASLMTGACVTVDGCQSRSLI; encoded by the coding sequence GTGTCCGAGAAGGAAGCCACAGCCCGCATCAAGATCAATAAGCTGCTCGAAGCAGCCGGCTGGCGCTTCTTTCCGGAGGGCAACCGGCCTGCCAACATCTGTCTCGAGCTGGCTGTCGCCGTCACGGCGGCGATCAGCCTCTCCAAGTTACTCGCCAGGGAACTGGCCCCTCACAATATCCTGGTCAACAGCGTCGCGCCCGGCTCGACGCTCTTTCCGGGCGGCTCGTGGGACAAACGACAGCGCGAAAACCCGGCGCAGATCGCCCAGTTCATTAAGGACGAGCTTCCGCTCGGCCGATTCGGCCGCCCCGAAGAAGTCGCAGCCGTCGTCGTCTTCCTGGCGTCCCAACAGGCCAGCCTGATGACCGGCGCGTGCGTCACTGTCGATGGCTGTCAGTCGCGCTCGCTCATCTGA
- a CDS encoding selenocysteine synthase, whose product MDNGTRLLLRQLPSVDELLQEPSIREMAQTLPRWAVVEAIREVLERRRRMIAKGQSGSTPSDLSSRTALVAEAQQIAARLSRPTLRRLINATGVVIHTNFGRAPLAEPAIERVVEAARGYSNLEYDLERGDRGSRQEHVEQLLCRLTGAEAALAVNNNAAAVLLAINTLAEGKEVIVSRGELVEIGDSFRIPDIMRRAGGILREVGTTNRTYLRDYEDAVGAASAMLLKVHTSNFRIQGFTNQVPVTELAGLGEKAGLPVVEDVGSGALVDLSQLGLSREPMPSESIRAGADLITFSGDKLLGGPQAGLIVGKRALVERLRRNPLARAVRIDKLSLAALEATLRLYLDEGQAVAHVPVLRALAMPLHEIERRAVYLRDRIAAYAAGHLEVSIIEGTSEVGGGALPLEAIPTRLVTVQGVGLSAPVLEGRLRRTDPPVMVRIKDDRIVLDPRTVSEDELDTLANLMASVVAS is encoded by the coding sequence GTGGATAATGGGACGAGATTGTTACTCAGGCAGCTTCCCTCGGTGGATGAGCTGTTGCAGGAGCCGTCGATCCGAGAGATGGCGCAGACGCTGCCGCGCTGGGCGGTCGTTGAGGCGATTCGAGAGGTGTTGGAGCGTCGGCGGCGGATGATCGCCAAGGGCCAGTCCGGATCGACGCCGTCCGATCTGTCATCCAGGACCGCGTTGGTGGCCGAGGCGCAACAGATCGCGGCACGGCTGAGTCGGCCGACGTTGCGGCGTCTTATTAATGCGACAGGCGTGGTCATTCATACGAACTTCGGTCGCGCCCCGCTGGCCGAGCCGGCCATCGAGCGGGTAGTCGAGGCGGCTCGGGGCTACTCGAATCTGGAGTATGACCTCGAACGGGGCGACCGCGGGTCCCGGCAGGAGCACGTGGAACAGCTCTTATGCCGTCTTACCGGGGCCGAGGCCGCGCTTGCGGTCAACAATAATGCGGCAGCGGTGCTGCTCGCCATCAATACGCTGGCCGAAGGGAAGGAGGTCATCGTTTCGCGCGGGGAGCTGGTGGAGATCGGCGACTCGTTCCGGATCCCTGATATCATGCGTCGCGCAGGCGGGATCCTGCGGGAAGTCGGGACCACTAACCGGACCTATCTGAGGGATTACGAGGACGCTGTCGGAGCGGCGAGCGCGATGCTCCTCAAGGTCCATACCAGCAACTTCCGTATCCAGGGCTTTACCAACCAGGTGCCGGTGACCGAGTTGGCCGGGCTGGGCGAGAAGGCCGGTCTGCCGGTGGTGGAGGATGTAGGGAGCGGCGCCCTCGTTGATCTGTCACAGCTCGGGCTTTCCAGGGAGCCGATGCCCTCGGAGAGTATCCGTGCCGGGGCGGACCTGATAACCTTCAGCGGGGATAAATTGTTGGGAGGTCCCCAGGCAGGCCTGATCGTAGGGAAGCGAGCACTGGTCGAGAGGCTCCGCCGCAATCCGCTCGCGCGCGCGGTGCGGATCGACAAGCTCTCGTTGGCCGCGCTGGAGGCGACGCTGCGCCTCTACCTCGACGAGGGGCAAGCCGTAGCCCACGTTCCGGTACTTCGAGCGCTGGCGATGCCGCTTCATGAGATCGAGCGGCGGGCCGTGTATCTGCGCGACCGAATTGCCGCATACGCCGCGGGTCACCTGGAGGTCTCGATCATCGAGGGAACCTCAGAGGTCGGTGGTGGCGCGCTGCCACTCGAAGCGATCCCCACGCGACTGGTGACCGTACAGGGCGTCGGCCTGAGCGCGCCGGTGTTGGAAGGGCGCCTGCGGCGGACCGACCCGCCGGTGATGGTTCGGATCAAGGACGACCGGATTGTCCTGGATCCCCGCACCGTCTCGGAAGACGAGCTGGACACGCTGGCCAATCTGATGGCCTCGGTTGTTGCATCGTAG